The genomic region GACTCCGCACTGTCGGCCTCTTCAACTCTTGCCACCGGACCGGGCGCCGGCTTACCGCGGCTTGCCAGGCTGCCGCTGAAGCTGGTCGGCAGCACGTCGCCCACATAGAGGAACGCGTTTCGCTCCAATCCGATGTCGACGAATGCAGCGTCCATGCCCTGCAGCACGTTGACCACCTTGGCCTTGTAGACGCCGCCGACCACGCGCTCTTCACGCTCGATCTGAAGCTCCAGGGGCCGCGAATCCTCCACCACGCAGATGCGAGTTTCGCGTTCACCAACGTTCACAATAATCTCTTTGCTCAACTGCGGGTCACTCCTCACACGCCAGCTGCCCGACTTCCGGGACAATCAGACGCACTCGATGTATTTTTCGCGGCGTCAACTCCGCGCCGCGCTCCGCCAGCAACTGCACGATCTCGTTCGGCTTGGCGGCGCCGCCTTCGCCGATCCCAACAGTGGCCGATATCACGGCCCGATCCTTCGCGGCCGGCGCCGCAGCAATCCGGTAGAGCCATGGCCGCACATCCACCCGCCGCGACTTTCCCTGCCGGATGCGCTCGATGGGCAGCTCCGCTGCATTTTGCACAGATTCCAGCGCCCGGCAAAGCGCATCGAAACTGCCGGGCGGCACATCGCAAAACACCTGGTATTCGGCGCGCGTGAAGCCATTCAGGAAGCCGCCTACGCGTTCGGCAGGCATCGCAGTGCATGAGACGATGGAGATTCCAGGCGGCAGCACCGCGGTAAGTCGAGCGGCAGCTTCATCCATCGCCAACTCCGCTTCGAGATGGATACCCAGAACCTCACCATCGCCTGTAACACCGGTGCTGAGTGCGGAAGCGAAAACGAGGCGGGCGCGCGGATTGAATCCGGCGGTGTAGGATACCGGCAGGCCCGCCCGGCGTACCGCGCGTTCAAACGCTCTCAGAAGGTCGAGGTGCGAGAGCCATCGAACGGGCTCCGTTTTGCGAAAAGTTACAATGCAGGCTGTCAATCCAATTTGTCGGCAACTGCAGTGGCGTCGGTGGATCGCCCACTAGCAAGGTGAGCCGGTCGCATCCATCGCACGGGGCGGCCGGCTCGTGGGTTCAACCGCACGCCTACCCTTTAGCCCATCTTTGTCGCAGACTTGTGCTTGAGCGCCGCGAGGATTTTGGCCTTCTTTTGGGCCGGCGTCAGCTTGCTGAAGATGGCAGGGCAGCTGGAGCAGCAGAAGTGGACGCGATAGCCCGCAAACACCACAGGCTTGATGGTCTTGCTGGCAGCATCCAGTTCGATTGGGCAAGTCCACACGTCCGTGAGCTTTTTCGCCACTTTCACGTGCTTTGCGTGCTTGACCAGCTTGTGTGCCTTTGGCTTAGGTCCGGCAAACGCCACTGCGCTGAGTAGAAGGAGTGCTGCGGAGCAGAGAGCGACAGTTCTTTTCATGATATTCCCCATGGCGCCGGCGTGGCGCCGAACACCGTTGCGGTTGCGACGCAATGTGTCGCAACCCGCAGGTTGACTGTGAAGATAGTACCCGAGATGCCCTGGTGAGCGGCGCCATGGTATCGGATCGGAGCTCGTCATCCGGCTGCTGCGTGAAATGCCAGCGCAGCATTCTCCGCCACCATTGAGATGTCGTCAGGCGTCATTGCGGCCGACACAAACGCCGTCTCGAATTGCGACGGCGGCCAGTACACTCCATGATCGAGCAGATGGTGAAACCATCGACCGAATCTCGCACGGTCGCATCGCGACGCGGCGTCGTAATCGGGCACGGCATCCTGATCGGTAAAGAAGACCGTGAGCATCGATTGATACTGCGAAACGTAGACGGGCAGTCCGGCCTCTTTGGCGCCGGCTCGGAGCGCGGCGGCCAGGCCGGCAGCCAGCCCGTTGAGCCGCGCATACAGCGCGCCGCCGCCGTTTCGCAGCTGGCGCAGAGTTTCGATGCCGGCGGCAGTGGCAACGGGATTACCGGAGAGCGTGCCGGCCTGATAGACCGGTCCCAGTGGCGCGACCTGCTCCATCACGTCGCGACGGCCACCATAAGCACCGAGCGGGAACCCGCCGCCGAGTATCTTGCCGAACGTGGAGATATCCGGAGCGATTCCAAACTCACCCTGGGCGCCACCCAGGCCGACGCGGAAGCCGGAGATGACTTCATCGAATATCAACAGCGCACCGGCAGTCGCTGTGAGCCGGCGCAGCGCCTCCAGGAACCCGCTCTGCGGCGGAACCAGACCCATGTTTCCGGCAACCGGCTCTACGATAACGCAGGCGATACGCCCGCCCTCGGCTTTGAAAAGCTTTTCGGCTGCGCCGATATCGTTGTATGGCAGCGTGAGCGTGTCGGCAACCGCCGCTGGGGGCACGCCGGCGCTGTCGGGCAGGCCGAGCGATGCCACACCGGATCCGGCGGCAGCCAGCAGGCAATCGGCATGACCGTGGTAACATCCGGCAAACTTTACAATGCGGTTTCGGCCGGTAAAACCGCGGGCAACCCGGATAGCGCTCATAGTAGCCTCCGTGCCGGAGGAGACCAGCCGGAGCATTTGGACCGAGGGCACCGCACGGCACACTTCCTCGGCAAGTGTAACCTCCAGCGCGGTGGGTGCGCCGAAGGTAGTGCCGAGTTCAGCCTGCGCGCAGGCAGCCCGCAGAACATCGGGGTGCGCATGGCCCAGGATGAGCGGCCCCCAGGATGAGACCATATCGATGTACCGGTTGCCATCCGCATCCCAAACATGGCAGCCGGAGCCACGCTGCAGGAACCGAGGTTCGCCGCCGACGGACCGAAAAGCGCGAACCGGCGAATTAACGCCGCCCGGTATGTGGCGCTCGGCGCGCGTCATCAACTCGGACGAGCGTTCTACGGGCAGACTCTCTGGTGTCGTCATGGTATAGCTCCCGGGCGGCTGGCGGCAGG from Armatimonadota bacterium harbors:
- a CDS encoding TIGR03936 family radical SAM-associated protein; this encodes MTACIVTFRKTEPVRWLSHLDLLRAFERAVRRAGLPVSYTAGFNPRARLVFASALSTGVTGDGEVLGIHLEAELAMDEAAARLTAVLPPGISIVSCTAMPAERVGGFLNGFTRAEYQVFCDVPPGSFDALCRALESVQNAAELPIERIRQGKSRRVDVRPWLYRIAAAPAAKDRAVISATVGIGEGGAAKPNEIVQLLAERGAELTPRKIHRVRLIVPEVGQLACEE
- the hemL gene encoding glutamate-1-semialdehyde 2,1-aminomutase; its protein translation is MPVERSSELMTRAERHIPGGVNSPVRAFRSVGGEPRFLQRGSGCHVWDADGNRYIDMVSSWGPLILGHAHPDVLRAACAQAELGTTFGAPTALEVTLAEEVCRAVPSVQMLRLVSSGTEATMSAIRVARGFTGRNRIVKFAGCYHGHADCLLAAAGSGVASLGLPDSAGVPPAAVADTLTLPYNDIGAAEKLFKAEGGRIACVIVEPVAGNMGLVPPQSGFLEALRRLTATAGALLIFDEVISGFRVGLGGAQGEFGIAPDISTFGKILGGGFPLGAYGGRRDVMEQVAPLGPVYQAGTLSGNPVATAAGIETLRQLRNGGGALYARLNGLAAGLAAALRAGAKEAGLPVYVSQYQSMLTVFFTDQDAVPDYDAASRCDRARFGRWFHHLLDHGVYWPPSQFETAFVSAAMTPDDISMVAENAALAFHAAAG